The sequence ctttttgttccgttcctgtagcttggtgaggtcttcttgtaggaaatccgcagtcaaggggttaagcgaCATAACGATAGCTATAGAGGCCGAAGGGGGGCGGTCAGAACTCCTCTCTAAACAATCACCACACATTCAATACACAAGCCCTTCACAATCACCACACATTCAATACACAAGCCCTTCACAATCACCACACATTCAATACACAAGCCCTTCACAATCACCGCACATTCAATACACAAGCCCTTCACAATCACCACACATTCAATACACAAGCCCTTCACAATCACCACACATTCAATACACAGGCCCTTCACAATCACCACACATTCAATACACAAGCCCTTCACAATCACCACACATTCAATACACAGGCCCTTCACAATCACCACACATTCAATACACAAGCCCTTCACAATCACCACACATTCAATACACAGGCCCTTCACAATCACCACACATTCAATACACAAGCCCTTCACAATCACCACACATTCAATACACAAGCCCTTCACAATCACCGCACATTCCCTACAGGGGGAGCATCAATGTGTCAAAAATTGGTCCTATCATTTCATCAATCAGCAAAAAAACTATCAGTCCATCAAATTTTCAAGATGTTTTCATTTCGTCAAAAACAGCCTTTTACCTTTATCCCATCAGTGTGTCAACAGATTCATATCATTTCAATGCATCAAAAGTGAGGAGGCATCAATACATCAACAAATCCAGATGTTATTAAAGCATCAAATTGTTTAAAGTCATCAAAGCATAAAAAATTTCAAAGTTATCAATGCATCTAAAGTGAGGAGGCATCAATGCATCAATAAATCCAGATGTTATTAAAGCATCAAATTATTAAGTCATCAAGGCATAAAAAAAATTCAAAGGTATCAAAGCATCTAAAGTGAGGAGGCATCAATACATCAATAAATCCAGATGTTATCGAAGCATCAAATTGTTAAAAGTCATCAAAGCATAAAAAATTCAAAGTTATCAAAGCATCTAAAGTGAGGAGGCATCAATACATCAATAAATCCAGATGTTATCAAAGCATCAAATTATTAAGTCATCAAGGCATAAAaaaattccctcccttcccctcacctcctccccttccgtctctccctccctggtCATGTATACAGGCagttattttctccctccctccctccagccctctcttcttcctatcttcctttcttccttcctagaaTCTTCTTTCTCAACTTCTTCCAgctacttcccttcttctctccaccttccacttCCTGACATCTCTTAAcgtatattttcccttccttccctttctccttgtctCATTTTCACCTCTCCATTCTtacgtctttcttccttccctatggGGTATTACGACTTTGACAATAGTACATCATCACAACTACCGTTAATGCAAATGCTACTACATCACCACACAATCCCTTCAAGCATAACACAATCATCGAAATCCCATTCCCATTTACTCGCCCATTCCacaacgcccctgtccacccagcagtgaatgggtaccaggtattaatcgggggttgtgtcccgtctcctggggtctgttcccttctcctataattccttccccttctgtctctctccggcatatgaccacagatgttgcgccggctaaaccaaactttccaactttttttcgcCCATTCCAGGTATCTCCGAGCCCACGAGCACTACCCAATCAGAAGGCCGGCCGTGTGGATCGTGCGGGTTCTCTTCTTCCCGATCAGTCCActcttgaggtgtgtgtgtgtgtgtgtgtgtgtgtgtgtgtgtgtgtgtgtgtgtgtgtgtgtgtgtgtgtgtgtgtgtgtgtgtgttttattcgttTTAAGTGCTGTATGTTTTGTGGTGCTCAGTGTTTTTATTACCTTGTACGTAGTCTGCGTTTTTGTTTAGTGTATATTTTCATTCCGAATTTTAAAGAAATGCTAGTTTTTGGAACATTTTGTTAAATAGAGATTGATGCGTTTTAATTGTAAGTTGTGGTCaagaaatatctatctatctatctatctgtgtgtgtgtgtgtgtgtgggtgtgtgtgtgtgtgtgtgtgtgtgtgtgtgtgtgtgtcaaaatgcAGTACTCGGGGCATTGTATTTTCCAGTTTTTGACGATATCACAGTTACAACAATTACTTAATATCATTATCTATGTGGGCACGGCAGTTTTGGGTCTGACACTGATAGATGCAATGTTCTGAGTGCGGTGGTCTGGtaactttggtgtgtgtgtgtgtgtgtgtgtgtgtgtgtgtgtgtgtgtgtgtgtgtacctgtcaccTACTTTCAAACGTCCaatttaccgtaaaaaaaattcAAGCGTACGCCCCAGACATTGAGCAGCTCTCCCAAGAAACTCAGGAGCAGAAGTCGGATTAAAGTTTACAACCAGCATGGTGACCAAATGTATTAAGTACAGTTAGCGGGTTGTTTAAAAGTATGTAGTATTTGTTGAGTCGTGCTAACAAACTATTAAGGATTAACAATAGGTTGCTAACATAGATCAAGTTAAGGGAGTGACTTCATAAATACAATAGTTTATCATATGGCagctgcaattattattattattattattattattattattattattattattattattattattattattattatcattatcattatcattatcattatcactattattattattattattattattattatattattattattattattattatagtgcaTTTGATCATCTTCTCTCTGGGTCCATTATTAACTCCCGTatgaaggaggaaaattttaatGTTTTGTAATTTCCATTCAAAATTTACACTCCGGCTCCAGCAGCACCACATTTTTTCTGACAAGTTTGAAGACACTGGCTCTTCTAGAATTATGTGTTGCCGACCtctggagagtgtgtgtgtgtgtgtgtgtgtgtgtgtgtgtgtgtgtgtgtgtgtgtgttcttacctacGTGTCCCATCCTTCAAAACCATCTAATCATTAGGGTTTTTTTCCTGAAGGATGCGAGCATTTTTGGCACACATGACTTTTTCTGGCACTATATTCCATCGCTGTGATGCTCTGTCTGGAAAGTTGATTTTTTCTCACAAACTTCTTTTAACCCGGtggaagcagcggggatcatgtttcgtaatggtccctccaagcgagaataatgagaaaaaaatcatcactcacacaaaccatttcataatatatatcaaagcatttgtgatcagtttatgtattatctcttttgggggggttaaatcatggcacaaatttggcccgtcgctgctacacggtaaagccacaaatttggctcgtcgctgctacacggttaatctTTTATAAGCGATCTTTTGCTGCTCCCTCATGGTGAAGTCTCAAGGTAGCCTACAGTATATTCATCActgtcaaccttttttttttttatcatcgccACGTCTCTGTAGCAAgatcacatcaactctttctctcctctcctcaagcgTTGGTTGCTAGCTGTGAGTCCTCAAGTCTTTGTTAGTAAACACAATCTCTCAGGCTTGGCAGGCTTCTCGTGAGCGCTCTTATGGTtagtattacaagacacttttgcttctcacatcagctatttctaaaggtcaaagagggggtcagtcaggttctaatgagtgtttctttaggttcacggtacagaagaagggtcaaactaccaccagggtcataaaactactcctggaaatgcccacacctcctacgaaagccttgtcaaatatgtgcttctttaggttcatggtacagaagaagggtcaaactaccaccagggtcataaaactactcctgtaaatacccacaactcctacgaaagcctttttttttttttttttttttacagcaaaaaaaaaaaaaaaaaaaaaagtcaaatatgtgcttctttaggttcatggtacagaagaagggtcaaactaccaccagggtcataaaactactcctgtaaatacccacaactcctacgaaagccttgtcaagtatgtgttcttgggcggcgaaatgtcttgtaatacgaccccttTGTACATTTTCtgtcttcttatcctcctttttaAGTGTAGCTTCCATATTCCTGCTTCATGTTCGAGTGTTGGTCTTATGAATGATGCAATGATCTTTTCCGTTTCCTCATTGATGTATATATATGCAAACGCTTCCCTCATATTCGCCAACGGGTCATATGTTCTTACTTTTTCATCTctatgttctgtgtgtgtgtgtgtgtgtgtgtgtgtgtgtgtgtgtgtgtgtgtgtgtgtgtgtgtgtgtgtgtgtgtgtgtgtgtttacctagttgtatttacctagttgtgaagtacaggaaaagagctgtactaggctcgtgctgtcccgtctccataacgcttattatccagtgtgtgtgtgtgtgtgtgtgtgtgtgtgtgtgtgtgtgtgtcagggaggaAGTATGTAGGGGTagtaagtgagggaaagaaagtgaggaggaatggaatggtAAAAGAAGGCAAGtgtagaaagaggaagggagagaagggtcgGGAATGAATGAAAAACGATGGAAGTGGGAGAAAGGGGAACACAAATGATCTCAGTCGCTCTGCCTCAGGTACATAGATGCCTGGGTGTACGGGCGGCGGGCGAGGAAGCACTGGAACAACAGGAACTACGCCCTGGAGCAGCGTAACTTTGAAAACTACCTGGTGGAGATCGCGGAGGTGGCCCTGCTCCGCCTCgtcatcatcttcctcgaggaCGCCCCGATAGTGGTCCTCAACCTCGCCCAGCTCCTGCAGATGCCGCCCTCCACCTTCCTGCCTCCCAAatcccccgtcaccaccaccaccaccaccaccactccagccACCTTGGTCAACGTAACAGCCATTGATATCTTCCCGGCCACCACCTTGGaaccacgtgagagagagagagagagagagagagagagagagagagagagagagagagagagagagagagagagagagagagagagagagagagagagagagaatggtatgtTAAAATGAGGTTAATGTCAAAATACTGATACATACAAGTTGatatgctactgctactactactactactactattactactactactactactactactatatacctTTATCTCTACCCCTACCCACCTTACCCTGTTactgtcaccattaccaccaacaccaccaccggcaGCGTACGACCCGTGGGCCCTGACCGTGCTGGCAGTGAGGTTGGGCTCCGTGGTCGCCAAGCTCACCTGCACCATGACTCTGGGGGTTGTCCACTATGTATCCTGCAACAAGCTCGCCTGGCACCTCGCAAACACGTCCACACAGCGGCGAAAACTTCAGGAGGAGAGCAGCGGGTCAGCCAATgcctcacgcacacgcacacgcagcaGCCGCACGCAAACCTCCCTGCCCGACCCCAGAGACACCAAGGGAGTGCTGTCCTGGGGCGCCGAGGCCATGATCTACTGCTGGCAATTGTTggctataggtgtgtgtgtgtgtgtgtgtgtgtgtgtgtgtgtgtcattatgtaATAActagagtctgtgtgtgtgtgtgtgtgtcattatgtaCTTTTAACTATggtcggtctgtgtgtgtgtgtgtgtgtgtgtgtgtgtgtgtgtgtgtgtgtgtgtgtgtgtgtgtgtgtgtgtgtgtgtgtgtgtgtacctatttgAATTGCACATATAcccttggacacacacacacacacacacacacacacacacacacacacacacacacacacacacacaccactaaagGTTCTCTGCTAACAGGAGCGGTTACTGCCCCCACTGGAGCAAGGGGAATGGGTGTGTGTGGCATGTAAGTGCTCAGTAGTACCCAAAGATCAGTCACTATCAAGCTCCAGACTCTTTTGGGAGGGTAGATActgatcacgagtccagcacgtgatgagGCGGTGTCCGCCGATTTTTTAAACGTTGTGTTTAGTAAGAACTAGCAATCTACCTTGCGTTGGTACAACGTAAGATGTAACATTAAATCTGTTTTTTTGAGCAGCTAGTACTGTCGTGAGGCGGGATAACTTGCCGACAAGGCCAACACGAATTGGTAAGACTGAGGTTGAGGACACCTTTTAAATCCACTTACAACCTCAGCCCTGCACCGGTAAAAAAAATATCCTATAAGGTCATTGTAACTATTTTGGGTTTGGAGGAAGTAATTACCTTATTTGTAGCTAATGCTTTTTTCGTGATCGTGGTGGTATATTAACTACAATGACTCCTGTTAATATTTGAGATGTGCCTATaatatcggtatcggtatcggcgtATCGGCCTTTTTATGTAGTATCGATATCGGATTCGGCAAATATGGCCGATACCCCGATACTTTTCTGGCTTATTTATTATGTGATTGAGGACGAAAATGTTTCAGGGCAATGATTATCAATCGCGTCCTAATGAGTGGTTTGCAGGTCCGTGGCATAAATGAATGATCAAaccaccagaagggtcataagactacACTTGGAATTGCcccaaacttctacgaaagctttgtcaaatgtgtgtgcttggacccCGGaattattaacccgtccgctgcgattctcacgaatttctccttccctggtaccctggtaacattataacatatagtcccaggtctttctctgcctctgtggtggatagtggagtgtttcccacgtggtactgatatgctggatttcccctccaaaggtgcaggactttacatttctcttcattgaattgtagcagccactttttgttccgttcctgtagcttggtgatgtcttcttgtgggacatccgcagtcaaggggttaagaatatgGCTCTAAGGCTTTCTGTTCCCGCCGCAGGGTCGAGGGTGGTGGCGTACGCCCTACTGTGGGTGATCTACTTCGACTGGCTGTGGCTGCCCATCACGCTGCGCTGGCTGCTTCACGCCCTGTGGATTTACTTCGACGTGGCGGAGATGTCCCTCGTCAACTCCGTGGCCTTTGGCGGCATttacctcttctccttcgtcACCACATCCCCGGGAAGGCAGGTGAGGAGGGCGAAGAGCCAGGGAGGAAGTATGTAGAGggtagtgagggaaagaaaggaaagtgaggaggaatggaatggtAAAAGAAGCAAGTGTggaaataagaagggagagaagggtcgGGAATGAATGAAAAACGATGGAagtgggagaagggggaagacaaatgatagggaaggagtagagggaaagagatggaaaggaaggaatgggaagagaagggaaaggatcggaaggaatgagaagggagtgtaagggatggaaagggaagggaagggattggatttacattgatttacatagaatttcagaccacacagaccctatggtccaaaCTAGGCGGTCTGCCCTTAAACCTAAAAGATTTTATATTGATCAGATGGCTCCTAAACTTTACATTTCTACTtcagttaatattaagttgaaggaagtgacggtcaagcttatttttaaaggagtcaatcgtgttacactggaaggcgggagcttattccattctcgcactacaacggtGGTGAAGAAAAGTttcgtgcagtctgaatttacttgtttacagtAGTACGTTTTGTGCCAtcatttctcgttcgcaaagtgtcatcgatcataaatgaTTTGACATTGTCCacattcagtattttaaaacattcgatcagcttTTCTCGGAAGCGATGTTTCTGCAGAGAGAACTTATAACTCAAAAAACGCTAACTTTTGGAGAAACAACACTTTGATCAAAACTAATGTACGTTCTGAACTCTATTATGTGTCAAAACTTCAGCTTGATTTGGTAAGAAATAACCGAGATCTCTATGTTTAGCTGTTTTTCGCTAGttgtcgccttttttttttttttttttacaacaaaggagacagttcaagggcacaaaaaaaggaaacaataataaaaaaaaaagcccgctactcgctgctcctacaaaaaaaaatcaaaagaggtggccgaaagagaggttagtttcgggaggagaggtgtcccttgacccggtagcagcagggatcatatttcttaatggaCCCTCTAcgcgagaaaaaatagaaaaaatcatcactcacacaaaccatttcataatatatatcagagcacttgtgatcagtttatgtatcatctattttggggggtttaaatcatggcacaaatttggcccgtcgctgctacacggtaaagccacaaatttggcccgtcgctgctacacggtaaagccacaaatttggcccgtcgctgctacacggtaaagccacaaatttggcccgtcgctgctactgggttaatctccttttcgaccctTGGAAATTGTCGATGTGAGGGGCGAAAGCGTCCGAGAATACTGACCCTGATGTTGGTGCCCTCGATTCATCCTTCCCGGCAACACATGCAAAATAACTTCatccctctccacctggtcctctgtctgctcTCATTTCTACAATTTCTGGGCCTCGGTGCTGAAAATCTTtaaaacccgtccgctgcaattggcacggatttggctttcactggtagcctggtaacatatacttcccAGTctctctgtgcctctgtggttgatattggagtgtttcccatgtggtattggtgtgctggatatcccttcaccggtagcctggtaacatacactcccaggtctttatctgcctctgtggtggatagtggagtgtttcccatgtggtattggtgtgctggatatcccttcactggtagcctggtaacatacactcccaggtctttatctgcctctgtggtggatagtggagtgtttcccatgtggtattggtgtgctggatatcccttcactggtagcctggtaacatacactctcaggtctttctctgcctctgtggtggatagtggagtgtttcccatgtggtattggtgtgctggatgtccctttactagtagcctggtaacatacactcccaggtctttctctgcctctgtggtggatagtagagtgtttcccatgtggtattggtgtgctggatatcccttcactggtagcctggtaacatacactcccaggtctttctctgcctctgaggtggatagtggagtgttttccatgtggtattggtgtgctggatattccctcccaaggtgcataacttcacatttttcttaattgaattgtagcagccgctTTTTGTTCCATAtccgtagcttggtgatgtcttcttgtaggaaatccgcagtcaaggagttaagaGCCAGTGGGTCAtaatagggtcgtattttaaaacatttcgtctcccaagtacACAtaattcacaaggctttcgtttaagttgtaggcctttccaggagtatttatatggccctggtggtagttcgacccttcttctgtactgtgaatctaaaaagacactcattataacccgactgaccctctctttgacctttagaaatagctgatgtgagaagcgaaagtatcttataataccggccTAATATTCTCAAACTTTTCAGGACTTGCACACCCCACCACATTAGATtgggctttcgttggagtttggaGCATTTCCATTGATAATTTTATGGCTCTTCTGGTAGTgtggccattcttctgtaccgtgaatgtgataAAACACTTATGAGATCCTGATTGATACCTTTTCGGGCTTTTGAGATagctaacccgtccgctgcgattggcactgatttggccttcaatggtagcctggtaacatacactcccaggtctttctctgcctctgtggtggatagtggagtgtttcccatgtggtattggtgtgctggatatcccttcactggtagcctggtaacatacacccccaggtctttctctgcctctgtggtggatagtggagtgtttcccatgtggtattggtgtgctggatatcccttcactggtagcctggtaacatacactcccaggtctttctctgcctctgtggtggatagtggagtgtttcccatgtggtattggtgtgctggatatcccttcactggtagcctggtaacatacactcacaggtctttctctgcatttgtggtggatagtagagtgtttcccatgtggtattggtatgctggatatcccctcccaagatgcaagactttacattttttttattgaattgtagcagtcattttttgttccatatctgtagcttggtgatgtcttcttgtaggaaatccgcagtcaaggagttaagaACCAGtgggctttcgttggagtttggggcatttccattgATAATTTTATGGCTCTTCTGGTTGTGTGGCcaatcttctgtaccatgaatgtgataaAACACTTAGGAGATCCTGACTGATATCTTTCCGGGCTTTTGAGATAGTTATGTGAAAAGCGGCACCGTCTGCGGACACCAGCCACTGCCCTCCCTGGCCTCACCCCTCACCGTACCCTCATCCACAGATCCTCCGCATCGCTCTGTACTACATCATCACCCTGGCCGAGCATCTCATCATTGCACTGTTGTGGCACTCAGCGGCACCCGACAACCCTTACCACGACCTTGGCATCGGGATACTCTTCGGGGGAGCCCTTGGGGGACTGCTCTTCCTGTGCCTCTACTACGGCTGCTTCCACCCTGATAAGGACAACACCTGGCTCTGGTATCAGTGGCGGGCGAGGAAGGCTGCAAAGGAGGTGGACGCCGCGAGAAGTGAGACGCGTGGTTGGGATTAAGCGAGGTTAGTCTTAGAGATGGACTGGGTTAG is a genomic window of Eriocheir sinensis breed Jianghai 21 chromosome 69, ASM2467909v1, whole genome shotgun sequence containing:
- the LOC126988420 gene encoding uncharacterized protein LOC126988420, with the translated sequence MTFYIADLCLDLWVCAVHFQVKRSRSAWFIFFCILLPNLYAGYKSLQWYLRAHEHYPIRRPAVWIVRVLFFPISPLLRYIDAWVYGRRARKHWNNRNYALEQRNFENYLVEIAEVALLRLVIIFLEDAPIVVLNLAQLLQMPPSTFLPPKSPVTTTTTTTTPATLVNVTAIDIFPATTLEPPYDPWALTVLAVRLGSVVAKLTCTMTLGVVHYVSCNKLAWHLANTSTQRRKLQEESSGSANASRTRTRSSRTQTSLPDPRDTKGVLSWGAEAMIYCWQLLAIGSRVVAYALLWVIYFDWLWLPITLRWLLHALWIYFDVAEMSLVNSVAFGGIYLFSFVTTSPGRQILRIALYYIITLAEHLIIALLWHSAAPDNPYHDLGIGILFGGALGGLLFLCLYYGCFHPDKDNTWLWYQWRARKAAKEVDAARSETRGWD